The following proteins come from a genomic window of Streptomyces sp. NBC_01716:
- a CDS encoding Gfo/Idh/MocA family protein translates to MGEPLRVGMVGAGKISGEYLKTLERLDDVRLTAVTDLDADRAEAVAARIPGVAVAASVAELVARPDVDAVLNLTLPAVHAEVARAALDAGKHVYGEKPLAMTREEADALLAAAAGRGLRIGCAPDTVLGTGVQTARGAVDDGLIGAPVAATAFMTTPGHERWHPAPEFYYQDGGGPLLDMGPYYLSALVHLLGPVSRVTGAASMPRAERTIGSGPRAGERFGSEVDTHVTGLLEHVGGALTTLVMSFDIHAARLPRIEVHGTDGSLSVPDPNGFDGPVELHRAGGEWERLPVSGGYRDAGRGTGLADLAAALADDRPHRASGELARHVLDVMLTTLDAAREGVWLPVRSDCARPEAVRP, encoded by the coding sequence GTGGGCGAGCCGCTGAGGGTCGGCATGGTCGGCGCGGGAAAGATCAGCGGCGAGTATCTGAAGACGCTGGAACGGCTGGACGACGTCCGGCTCACCGCAGTGACCGACCTGGACGCGGACCGCGCCGAGGCGGTCGCCGCGCGGATCCCGGGCGTCGCCGTCGCCGCCTCGGTCGCCGAACTGGTCGCGCGCCCGGACGTCGACGCCGTACTGAACCTGACCCTGCCCGCCGTACACGCGGAGGTGGCGCGCGCCGCGCTCGACGCGGGAAAGCATGTCTACGGCGAGAAGCCGCTGGCCATGACCCGCGAGGAGGCCGACGCGCTCCTCGCGGCGGCGGCCGGGCGCGGACTGCGGATCGGCTGCGCCCCGGACACCGTGCTCGGTACGGGAGTTCAGACCGCGCGCGGGGCGGTCGACGACGGGCTCATCGGCGCCCCGGTCGCGGCCACCGCGTTCATGACCACACCGGGGCATGAACGCTGGCACCCCGCCCCCGAGTTCTACTACCAGGACGGCGGCGGGCCGCTGCTCGACATGGGCCCGTACTACCTCTCCGCGCTCGTTCATCTGCTCGGGCCCGTCAGCCGGGTCACCGGAGCCGCGTCCATGCCGCGCGCCGAGCGGACCATCGGCAGCGGACCGCGCGCCGGCGAGCGCTTCGGCTCCGAGGTGGACACCCATGTCACCGGGCTTCTGGAGCACGTGGGCGGCGCGCTGACCACGCTGGTCATGAGCTTCGACATCCATGCCGCGCGGCTGCCGCGCATCGAGGTGCACGGCACCGACGGCTCGCTCTCGGTCCCCGACCCCAACGGCTTCGACGGTCCGGTCGAGTTGCACCGCGCCGGGGGTGAGTGGGAGCGGCTACCGGTGTCGGGCGGCTACCGCGACGCCGGGCGCGGGACCGGTCTCGCCGATCTGGCGGCCGCGCTCGCCGATGACCGGCCGCACCGGGCGTCCGGCGAACTCGCCCGCCATGTCCTCGACGTGATGCTGACGACGCTCGACGCGGCGCGCGAGGGTGTCTGGCTGCCGGTGCGCAGCGACTGCGCGAGGCCCGAGGCCGTAAGGCCGTAA
- a CDS encoding ThuA domain-containing protein, translating to MTATDPGPKPAPGSRRALVVRGGWEGHEPVRITDLFLPFLKENGFAVETADTLDVYTDAALLAATDLVVQCWTMGEINDEQCAGLTAAVHAGTGFAGWHGGIVDSFRGDVNYQLLTGGQFLMHPAGFSDHPVRIVPERADHPIVTGLADFDVHTERYWTATDPLIDVLATIGFEADEIRSRPVTMPAVWTRTRAAGRVFVSTIGHKPDDFDVPEVRTLTERGLLWASR from the coding sequence ATGACAGCCACCGACCCGGGCCCGAAGCCCGCCCCCGGCTCCCGGCGCGCGCTGGTCGTCCGTGGCGGCTGGGAAGGCCACGAGCCCGTCAGGATCACGGATCTCTTCCTGCCTTTCCTCAAGGAGAACGGCTTCGCGGTCGAGACGGCCGACACCCTGGACGTCTACACCGACGCCGCGCTCCTCGCCGCCACCGACCTCGTCGTCCAGTGCTGGACCATGGGCGAGATCAATGACGAGCAGTGCGCCGGGCTCACCGCGGCCGTCCACGCCGGCACGGGCTTCGCCGGCTGGCACGGCGGGATCGTCGATTCCTTCCGCGGCGACGTGAACTACCAACTCCTCACCGGCGGCCAGTTCTTGATGCATCCGGCGGGCTTCTCCGACCACCCGGTGCGGATCGTGCCGGAGCGGGCGGACCATCCGATCGTGACCGGTCTGGCCGACTTCGACGTCCACACCGAGCGCTACTGGACGGCCACCGACCCGCTGATCGACGTGCTCGCGACGATCGGGTTCGAGGCGGACGAGATCCGCTCGCGGCCGGTCACCATGCCCGCCGTGTGGACCAGGACCCGGGCGGCGGGCCGTGTCTTCGTCTCCACGATCGGCCACAAACCGGACGACTTCGACGTGCCCGAGGTACGGACGCTGACCGAGAGGGGGCTGCTGTGGGCGAGCCGCTGA
- a CDS encoding GNAT family N-acetyltransferase, translated as MDTAPRPAPGRLTYRDATAADVKPLVALIESAYRGESARASWTSEADLLEGQRTDEQGVLDVIEADGSRLLIVEADGVLVACCQLEHRGPAAYFGMFAVDPGAQGGGLGKRVLAEAERRARADWGVGEMHMTVIVQREDLIAWYERRGYRRTGQLLPFPYGDERFGIPQRPDLAFELLVKPLDQDF; from the coding sequence ATGGACACCGCACCGCGCCCCGCTCCCGGCCGGCTCACCTACCGGGACGCCACCGCAGCAGACGTCAAGCCGCTCGTGGCACTCATCGAGTCCGCCTACCGCGGTGAGAGCGCCCGCGCCTCCTGGACCTCCGAGGCCGACCTGCTGGAGGGGCAGCGCACCGACGAGCAGGGCGTCCTCGATGTGATCGAGGCCGACGGCAGCCGGCTCCTGATCGTCGAGGCCGACGGCGTGCTGGTCGCCTGCTGCCAGCTGGAGCACCGCGGCCCCGCCGCGTACTTCGGCATGTTCGCCGTCGACCCCGGCGCGCAGGGCGGCGGTCTCGGCAAGCGCGTCCTCGCCGAGGCGGAGCGCCGCGCCCGCGCGGACTGGGGCGTGGGCGAGATGCACATGACCGTGATCGTCCAGCGCGAGGACCTGATCGCCTGGTACGAGCGCCGCGGCTACCGTCGTACGGGACAGCTGCTGCCCTTCCCGTACGGCGACGAGCGCTTCGGTATCCCGCAACGCCCCGACCTGGCGTTCGAGCTGCTGGTCAAGCCACTGGACCAGGACTTCTGA
- a CDS encoding helix-turn-helix transcriptional regulator — MAADHSFARELGDFLRARRGRLRPRDVGLEPGPRRKVTGLRREEIALLAGLSTDYYQRMEQGRDVRPSDNVLDDLATALNLDDDERRHLFALAQAARRPQRVRRRRAPERVPDGTRQLLATINTPAVVLGLHLDLLAWNTLAEELFGDPGQQPPEHRNMLTSLFHDPETRMRCPDWEATALQYIGMLRTAVVTDPTHPRATMLIGELSIRSADFRRLWARHEVRETVQGTKLFRHPQVGEITVEWGSYPLPGSPGPVMFVYTAEPGSPDAERLQLLASLRAARTGSEGRAVVEGAVDGAFRSPGPVA, encoded by the coding sequence ATGGCTGCCGACCACTCGTTCGCCCGTGAACTCGGTGACTTCCTCCGCGCCCGCCGCGGCCGGCTGCGCCCGCGGGACGTCGGTCTTGAGCCGGGCCCCCGGCGCAAGGTCACCGGGCTCAGGCGGGAGGAGATCGCGCTGCTGGCGGGACTGAGCACCGACTACTACCAGCGCATGGAGCAGGGCCGCGACGTACGCCCCTCCGACAACGTCCTCGACGACCTCGCCACCGCGCTGAACCTGGACGACGACGAACGCCGGCATCTGTTCGCGCTCGCCCAGGCAGCACGCCGCCCGCAGCGCGTACGCAGGCGCCGTGCCCCCGAACGCGTACCGGACGGCACCCGGCAGCTGCTGGCCACCATCAACACCCCCGCCGTGGTGCTCGGCCTGCACCTCGACCTGCTCGCCTGGAACACGCTCGCCGAGGAGCTGTTCGGCGACCCGGGCCAGCAGCCGCCGGAGCACCGGAACATGCTCACCTCGCTGTTCCACGACCCCGAGACCCGGATGCGCTGCCCCGACTGGGAAGCCACCGCGCTCCAGTACATCGGAATGCTGCGCACCGCCGTCGTCACCGACCCGACGCACCCGCGGGCCACCATGCTCATCGGTGAACTCAGCATCCGCAGCGCGGACTTCCGGCGGCTCTGGGCCCGGCACGAGGTGCGCGAGACGGTGCAGGGGACGAAGCTGTTCCGGCATCCTCAGGTCGGCGAGATCACCGTCGAGTGGGGCAGCTACCCGCTGCCCGGCAGTCCCGGACCCGTCATGTTCGTCTACACCGCCGAGCCCGGCAGCCCGGACGCCGAACGGCTGCAACTGCTGGCATCCCTGCGTGCCGCCCGTACCGGGAGTGAGGGGCGCGCTGTGGTGGAAGGAGCGGTCGACGGAGCGTTCAGAAGTCCTGGTCCAGTGGCTTGA
- a CDS encoding oxidoreductase, translating to MTEWTERDIPDQSGRVAVVTGANSGLGLVTATELARSGAHVVMAVRREGAGAREAAEIRRALPDVRIETRQLDLASLESVRAFAKGMNDDFPAIDLLVNNAGVLHLGPARTTGDGFETHFGVNTLGHFALTGLLLGNLSRAEAPRVVSISSTSHRIARLDFDDLMSRNNFKPRRAYARSKLACTVYGLELHRRLEKAGSPVLSVVAHPGICRTNLSPRAFEDQWAISRAVDRATQRAFASVHEGARSQLHAATAPGVRGGQFYGPSGFKEMRGPVATTEPAPQAADPASGKKLWAAAEELTGISYP from the coding sequence ATGACCGAATGGACTGAACGTGACATCCCCGACCAGAGTGGCCGGGTCGCCGTCGTGACCGGCGCCAACTCCGGACTGGGCCTGGTCACCGCGACCGAGCTCGCCCGCAGCGGGGCGCACGTCGTGATGGCCGTACGCCGTGAGGGTGCCGGTGCGAGGGAAGCCGCGGAGATCCGGCGGGCCTTACCGGACGTCAGGATCGAGACGCGCCAACTCGACCTGGCCTCCCTTGAGTCGGTGCGCGCCTTCGCGAAGGGGATGAACGACGACTTCCCGGCGATCGACCTGCTGGTCAACAACGCCGGTGTACTCCATCTCGGCCCGGCCCGCACCACCGGCGACGGGTTCGAGACCCACTTCGGCGTCAACACGCTGGGCCATTTCGCGCTCACCGGCCTGCTGCTCGGCAACCTCAGCCGGGCGGAAGCCCCCCGTGTGGTCAGCATCAGTTCGACCTCCCACCGCATCGCCCGTCTCGACTTCGACGACCTGATGTCGCGGAACAACTTCAAACCCCGCCGCGCGTACGCCCGTTCCAAGCTGGCCTGCACCGTTTACGGGTTGGAACTCCACCGTCGGCTGGAGAAGGCGGGCTCACCCGTCCTCAGCGTCGTCGCCCACCCCGGGATCTGCCGCACCAACCTCAGCCCGAGGGCGTTCGAGGACCAGTGGGCGATCTCGCGGGCCGTCGACCGGGCGACGCAGCGGGCGTTCGCCTCGGTCCACGAGGGCGCGAGGTCACAACTGCACGCCGCGACGGCGCCCGGCGTGCGCGGCGGCCAGTTCTACGGGCCGTCCGGCTTCAAGGAGATGCGCGGCCCGGTCGCCACGACGGAGCCCGCCCCGCAGGCAGCCGACCCCGCGTCCGGGAAGAAGCTGTGGGCCGCCGCCGAGGAACTGACCGGCATCAGCTACCCGTGA
- a CDS encoding glycerophosphodiester phosphodiesterase: MGVEPENTLRSFLHAERAGMDAIELDLHLSKDGALVVMHDAELDRTTDGTGPIADRTLAELRELDAGRGERVPVFDEVLDAVGSPLQAEIKDVAAARALADVMRERQLVGRVEVSSFHDEAVAEISALVPGVRTVLIASRWGGDVVDRAVAVGADSLALNIRRLTLEVVERAHAAGLGVIGWVVNTPDHLRLARALGLDGATTDFPEIRRTGRFTA, translated from the coding sequence ATGGGTGTCGAGCCCGAGAACACCCTGCGCTCCTTTCTGCACGCCGAGCGGGCCGGCATGGACGCGATCGAGCTCGACCTTCATCTGAGCAAGGACGGCGCCCTCGTCGTCATGCACGACGCGGAGCTGGACCGGACGACGGACGGCACGGGCCCGATCGCCGACCGGACCCTCGCCGAGCTGCGGGAGCTCGACGCGGGGCGGGGCGAGCGGGTGCCGGTGTTCGACGAGGTCCTGGACGCGGTGGGCTCACCGCTCCAGGCGGAGATCAAGGATGTGGCGGCGGCGCGGGCGCTGGCCGATGTCATGCGCGAGAGGCAGCTGGTGGGACGGGTCGAGGTGTCCTCGTTCCACGACGAGGCCGTCGCCGAGATCTCCGCCCTGGTGCCGGGCGTACGCACGGTGCTGATCGCCAGCCGCTGGGGCGGCGACGTGGTGGACCGGGCGGTCGCGGTGGGCGCGGACTCGCTCGCGCTGAACATCCGGCGGCTGACGCTGGAGGTCGTCGAGCGCGCGCACGCGGCGGGGCTCGGGGTGATCGGCTGGGTGGTGAACACCCCGGACCACCTGCGGCTGGCCCGGGCGCTCGGGCTGGACGGCGCGACCACCGACTTCCCGGAGATCCGCCGTACCGGCCGTTTCACGGCCTGA
- a CDS encoding DUF6421 family protein, with the protein MTEILVQDRTGGPSADGERVVEHPAWTELKNAVEEIRPWQSKDGSIDFDADDAPARALVEVTLDRVTAAVEHLSPLLPHDAAYHEALVADLRKWADSAFDVPDFLDSLLAFRPAADRADRRQHLVVFPMYTQNGNPDRNLEAVVLRMVWPEWLAELERTRYDNPLFCGITFEDFTAGYDTNSAVLFPETIAVREAPERFSWGGIFCDREAARFRRVTEAAVDILGVELPDDIREMVGDQDRCQQAFVLWDMIHDRTHSHGDLPFDPFMIKQRQPFWMYGLEELRCDLTAFREAVTLAADGVPQGRDVQYAVLFDRMFRFPVTGARQRNYDGLGGQLLFSYLHKHDVVRWTDNTLRIDWERAPQVTQRLLAEIEALYRAGIDRPKLVHWLAAYDLVSTYLAPHPGSRWAKGPDALDLDLPPRKLVDDVLPDEFPLSMFYEALGKKLKTVIASTQGIRATSTEKRAA; encoded by the coding sequence ATGACGGAAATTCTTGTGCAGGACCGGACCGGAGGGCCCTCGGCCGACGGCGAGCGGGTGGTCGAGCACCCCGCGTGGACCGAGCTCAAGAATGCCGTCGAGGAGATCCGCCCCTGGCAGTCCAAGGACGGCTCCATCGATTTCGACGCCGACGACGCGCCCGCGCGCGCCCTCGTCGAGGTCACGCTCGACCGCGTGACCGCCGCCGTCGAGCACCTCTCACCCCTGCTTCCGCACGACGCCGCCTACCACGAGGCGCTCGTCGCGGACCTCCGCAAATGGGCCGACAGCGCCTTCGACGTGCCCGACTTCTTGGACTCGCTGCTCGCCTTCCGGCCCGCGGCCGACCGCGCGGACCGGCGGCAGCACCTGGTCGTCTTCCCCATGTACACGCAGAACGGCAACCCGGACCGCAATCTGGAGGCCGTCGTCCTGCGCATGGTCTGGCCCGAGTGGCTGGCCGAGCTGGAGCGCACCCGCTACGACAATCCCCTCTTCTGCGGCATCACCTTCGAGGACTTCACCGCCGGTTACGACACCAACTCCGCGGTCCTCTTCCCCGAGACGATCGCGGTCCGCGAGGCCCCCGAGCGGTTCAGCTGGGGCGGCATCTTCTGCGACCGCGAGGCAGCCAGGTTCCGCCGCGTCACCGAGGCCGCCGTCGACATCCTCGGGGTCGAACTTCCCGACGACATCCGGGAGATGGTCGGCGACCAGGACCGCTGCCAGCAGGCGTTCGTCCTCTGGGACATGATCCACGACCGCACCCACAGCCATGGTGACCTGCCGTTCGACCCCTTCATGATCAAGCAGCGGCAGCCGTTCTGGATGTACGGCCTGGAGGAGCTGCGCTGCGACCTCACCGCCTTCCGCGAGGCCGTGACGCTGGCGGCCGACGGTGTGCCGCAGGGCCGCGATGTGCAGTACGCGGTGCTCTTCGACCGGATGTTCCGCTTCCCCGTCACCGGTGCCCGTCAGCGCAACTACGACGGCCTCGGCGGCCAGCTGCTCTTCTCCTACCTCCACAAGCACGACGTGGTGCGCTGGACCGACAACACCCTGCGCATCGACTGGGAGCGGGCCCCGCAGGTCACCCAGCGGCTGCTCGCCGAGATCGAGGCCCTCTACCGGGCCGGTATCGACCGCCCCAAGCTGGTCCACTGGCTCGCCGCCTACGACCTCGTCTCCACCTATCTGGCCCCGCACCCCGGATCCCGCTGGGCCAAGGGCCCGGACGCCCTCGACCTGGATCTGCCCCCGCGCAAGCTGGTCGACGACGTGCTTCCCGACGAGTTTCCGCTCAGCATGTTCTACGAGGCGCTGGGCAAGAAGCTCAAGACCGTGATCGCCTCGACCCAGGGCATCCGGGCCACGAGCACCGAGAAGCGAGCCGCGTGA
- a CDS encoding SDR family NAD(P)-dependent oxidoreductase: protein MSTTTGAGGPLDGAVVAVAGAGGPAGRAALLRLASAGATVVGADADEASLAEAVDAARRARGGATVTGETVDLLDLAATRAWAAKTEKDAGRGRIDGLVHLVGGWRGGKTFADTDLADWDLLEKLLIRTVQHTSLAFHEALLRSDRGRYVLVSAAGASKPTAGNAAYASAKAAAEAWTLALADDFRKAGGDEGPRAAAAILVIKALVHDAMRAERPNAKFAGFTDAGDLADAIAGVWERPAGEVNGSRLWLSPES, encoded by the coding sequence ATGAGCACAACCACCGGAGCGGGCGGCCCGCTGGACGGCGCCGTCGTGGCGGTCGCCGGAGCGGGCGGCCCCGCCGGGCGCGCGGCCCTCCTGCGCCTGGCCTCGGCCGGCGCGACTGTCGTCGGCGCCGACGCGGACGAGGCGAGCCTCGCCGAGGCGGTCGACGCCGCCCGCCGCGCCCGCGGCGGCGCCACCGTCACCGGTGAGACCGTCGACCTCCTGGACCTGGCGGCCACCCGCGCCTGGGCGGCGAAGACCGAGAAGGACGCGGGACGGGGCCGGATCGACGGGCTCGTCCATCTCGTCGGCGGCTGGCGCGGCGGCAAGACCTTCGCCGACACCGACCTCGCCGACTGGGACCTGCTGGAGAAGCTGCTGATCCGCACGGTCCAGCACACCTCACTCGCCTTCCACGAAGCTCTGCTGCGCAGCGACCGCGGCCGCTATGTGCTGGTCAGCGCCGCCGGAGCGAGCAAACCCACGGCCGGCAACGCCGCCTACGCGTCCGCCAAGGCGGCTGCCGAAGCCTGGACGCTGGCGCTCGCCGACGACTTCCGCAAGGCCGGGGGCGACGAAGGGCCTCGTGCGGCGGCTGCGATCCTGGTCATCAAGGCACTGGTGCACGACGCGATGCGCGCCGAGCGCCCGAATGCGAAGTTCGCGGGCTTCACGGACGCCGGAGACCTGGCCGACGCCATCGCCGGGGTCTGGGAGCGGCCCGCCGGTGAAGTGAACGGAAGCCGCCTGTGGCTGAGCCCCGAGTCATGA
- a CDS encoding threonine aldolase family protein, which translates to MTSRKTAARAHHDPAVRGFASDNYAGAHPEVLAALALANGGHQVAYGEDDYTDHLQRVMHSHFGPTAEAFPVFNGTGANVVALQSMTDRWSAVICAESAHINMDEGGAPERVGGLKLLPVPTPDGKLTPELVDRQAWGYEDEHRAMPQVVSITQNTELGTVYTPAEIRALCEHAHERGMKVHLDGARISNAAASLDVPMRTFTNTVGVDVLSYGGTKNGAIFGEAVVVIDPDAVRAMKRLRKLSMQLSSKMRFVSVQLEALLAGDLWLRNARHSNAMAQRLADGVRSVDGVEILHPVQANAVFARLPREVGERLQKRFRFYFWDKAAGDVRWMCAFDTTEDDVDAFVQAVKEEMAR; encoded by the coding sequence ATGACGTCCCGCAAGACCGCGGCGCGCGCCCACCACGACCCCGCCGTGCGCGGGTTCGCCAGCGACAATTACGCGGGCGCCCACCCCGAGGTGCTTGCGGCCCTCGCCCTCGCCAACGGCGGCCACCAGGTCGCGTACGGCGAGGACGACTACACCGACCACCTCCAGCGCGTCATGCACAGCCACTTCGGCCCCACCGCCGAGGCTTTCCCGGTCTTCAACGGAACCGGCGCGAACGTCGTCGCGCTCCAGTCGATGACCGACCGCTGGTCCGCGGTGATCTGCGCCGAGTCCGCGCACATCAACATGGACGAGGGCGGGGCGCCCGAGCGGGTCGGCGGCCTCAAGCTGCTGCCCGTGCCCACCCCCGACGGCAAGCTCACCCCTGAGCTGGTCGACCGCCAGGCCTGGGGGTACGAGGACGAGCACCGGGCCATGCCGCAGGTCGTGTCGATCACCCAGAACACCGAACTGGGCACCGTCTACACTCCGGCCGAGATCCGTGCCCTGTGCGAGCACGCCCACGAGCGGGGCATGAAGGTCCATCTCGACGGGGCCCGGATATCCAACGCCGCCGCCTCCCTCGACGTACCGATGCGCACCTTCACCAACACCGTGGGCGTGGACGTGCTGAGTTACGGCGGCACGAAGAACGGCGCGATCTTCGGCGAGGCCGTCGTCGTGATCGATCCGGACGCGGTGCGCGCGATGAAGCGGCTGCGCAAGCTGTCGATGCAGCTCAGCTCCAAGATGCGGTTCGTCTCCGTCCAGCTGGAGGCGCTGCTGGCCGGCGATCTGTGGCTGCGCAACGCCCGGCACAGCAACGCCATGGCCCAGCGGCTCGCCGACGGCGTGCGCTCGGTCGATGGGGTCGAGATCCTGCACCCCGTCCAGGCCAACGCCGTCTTCGCCCGGCTGCCGCGCGAGGTGGGGGAGCGGCTCCAGAAGCGGTTCCGCTTCTACTTCTGGGACAAGGCCGCCGGTGACGTGCGCTGGATGTGCGCCTTCGACACCACCGAGGACGACGTCGACGCGTTCGTCCAGGCGGTCAAGGAAGAGATGGCCAGGTAA
- a CDS encoding B3/B4 domain-containing protein encodes MTLTLTVSDEVRTLAPGFTPLAVEAHGLVNGPSNEAGSALLDDAARRLAARLDGRAPHEDPHMVAWRAAYTAFGGKPNRTRNSAEALARRALADGGLPRINLLVDLYNAISVAHLIPVGGEDTDRITGAMRLVRATGDEPFHTAAGGEPAVEHPDAGEVVWRDDEGVTCRRWNWRQGVRTRLTEESVNAVFLLEGLAPMTGAELDAAGTELAESLEKLSPGVRITVRPAL; translated from the coding sequence ATGACCCTGACGCTCACCGTGTCGGACGAGGTGCGCACCCTCGCCCCCGGCTTCACCCCGCTCGCCGTCGAGGCCCACGGCCTGGTCAACGGCCCCAGCAACGAGGCCGGTTCGGCGCTGCTGGACGACGCGGCCCGGCGGCTCGCCGCCCGCCTCGACGGGCGCGCCCCGCACGAGGACCCGCACATGGTGGCCTGGCGCGCGGCGTACACGGCCTTCGGCGGCAAGCCGAACCGTACGCGCAACTCCGCCGAGGCCCTGGCCAGGCGGGCGCTCGCCGACGGCGGTCTGCCCCGGATCAATCTGCTCGTGGATCTCTACAACGCGATCAGCGTGGCCCATCTGATCCCCGTCGGCGGCGAGGACACCGACCGGATCACGGGCGCCATGCGGCTCGTACGGGCCACCGGCGACGAGCCGTTCCACACCGCCGCGGGCGGGGAGCCGGCCGTCGAGCACCCGGACGCGGGCGAGGTCGTGTGGCGTGACGACGAGGGTGTGACCTGCCGGCGCTGGAACTGGCGCCAGGGTGTGCGCACCCGGCTCACGGAGGAGTCGGTGAACGCCGTCTTCCTGCTGGAGGGTCTGGCCCCCATGACCGGCGCGGAACTCGACGCTGCGGGCACCGAACTCGCCGAATCGCTGGAGAAGTTGAGCCCCGGCGTACGGATCACCGTGCGCCCGGCGCTCTGA
- a CDS encoding lysophospholipid acyltransferase family protein, translated as MAELVYRPVIGAARTMFKALDLRIETQGSENIPRTGGAVLVSNHISYLDFIFTGLTALPQKRLVRFMAKESVFRHKVGGPLMRGMKHIPVDRTQGETAYSHALDSLRAGEIIGVFPEATISQSFTLKSFKSGAARLAQEAGVPLIPMALWGTQRLWTKGRPRNFRRSHIPVTMRVGEPVEAPTDQYAGAITRRLRERVQELLEAAQRAYPVRPRDAGDTWWVPAHLGGTAPTPAEAREAG; from the coding sequence ATGGCAGAGCTCGTCTATCGGCCGGTCATCGGCGCCGCCCGCACGATGTTCAAGGCGCTGGACCTCAGGATCGAGACTCAGGGCTCCGAGAACATCCCGCGTACCGGCGGCGCGGTTCTCGTCAGCAACCACATCAGCTATCTGGACTTCATCTTCACCGGCCTCACCGCACTCCCCCAGAAGCGCCTCGTCCGCTTCATGGCGAAGGAATCGGTCTTCCGGCACAAGGTCGGGGGGCCGCTCATGCGCGGCATGAAACACATCCCCGTGGACCGTACGCAGGGCGAGACGGCCTACTCGCACGCGCTCGACTCGCTGCGCGCCGGCGAGATCATCGGCGTGTTCCCCGAGGCGACGATCTCGCAGTCCTTCACGCTCAAGTCCTTCAAGTCCGGCGCGGCGCGCCTGGCGCAGGAGGCCGGCGTGCCGCTGATCCCGATGGCGCTGTGGGGCACCCAGCGGCTCTGGACCAAGGGGCGTCCGCGTAACTTCCGGCGCAGCCACATCCCCGTGACGATGCGGGTCGGCGAGCCGGTGGAGGCCCCGACCGACCAGTACGCGGGTGCGATCACCCGGCGGCTGCGCGAGCGGGTGCAGGAGCTGCTCGAAGCCGCGCAGCGGGCCTATCCGGTACGGCCCAGGGACGCGGGCGACACCTGGTGGGTACCGGCGCATCTGGGCGGTACGGCCCCGACGCCGGCCGAGGCCCGCGAAGCCGGCTGA
- a CDS encoding TlpA family protein disulfide reductase, translated as MRGEKGEQRLDAALLGAELGERATLVQFSTAFCLPCRATRRTLAEVTGMVDGVAHVEVDAEDRLELVRELGILKTPTVLVLDAAGRIVRRAAGVPRKADVIAALGAAVSGGTPGETSGG; from the coding sequence GTGCGCGGGGAAAAGGGCGAACAGCGGCTCGACGCCGCGCTGTTGGGCGCGGAGTTGGGGGAGCGCGCCACACTGGTCCAGTTCTCCACCGCGTTCTGCCTGCCGTGCCGCGCGACCAGGCGCACGCTCGCCGAGGTGACCGGCATGGTCGACGGCGTCGCCCATGTGGAGGTCGACGCGGAGGACCGCCTGGAGTTGGTACGCGAACTCGGCATCCTCAAGACCCCCACGGTGCTCGTCCTCGACGCGGCGGGCCGGATCGTACGGAGGGCCGCGGGGGTACCCCGTAAGGCCGATGTGATCGCCGCGCTGGGCGCGGCCGTCTCCGGCGGGACCCCGGGCGAGACCTCCGGCGGGTGA